The Halobacillus ihumii genomic sequence AAGGCGTTCAAGGCGAATTTTACCCTTGTAAACCTGATATTTTCGAATCAACCTATGATTCTATTGAACAAGGTGACGACAATGGAACGGACGGTTGAACAATTGGAAATGAATTTTGAAGATAGACTTGAACGTCGGCTTGACGTCGGGAAATCGGTAAAAGTTATCGAACCCGACGAATCCGTTCAAGTGGTCGAAGATTATGCGTATCTGAAGAAGTTTCAAGGGCTGCAAGGAATCGTTAGGAAAATCGAAAAGAGCGAAAGCGGAAACGTTTCTTTCGTTGTTGATTTTGAAAAAGCAGGCGAAGGAATTTTTTACGAAACTGAATTGAAACTATTGTCACGTTAGGAAATTGAACAATTGAATATTAGCGAAATCATTCGCAATTTATTCCAATAGGAGGGGTACTTTTGACGACAACGGTTATTGCATGGGCGGTTTGGTCGCTTTCTCAAATATCTGTTTTCGGAGTATCCCTTTATTTGTTGATAAGTGGTATTCGAAATTATCATTCGAAAAAGGTGCGGTCATTGTTTTATTCTGGTTTCGCAGGTTTCGGAATTATATCGGTTATCTATCAACTTATGAAGGTAGGGATACTTTAAAAGGGGGTTATTGTATGAAGAAATTATTCGCAACATTATTTGCGGCAGGAATTGCGTTCGGCGGTACAAGTGTCGTTTCCGCATATACGGTTGAAAAAGGTGATACGCTTGGCGATATTGCATTTCAACATGGCGTTGAGGTTGGCGACATTGCTGAAGCGAATCCAACGATTGAAAACGTCAATTTGATTTATCCGAATCAGGAAATCGAAATTCCAAACGTAGGACAGGCGAAAGAGGTTGTAAAACAACCGCCAACGAAAACCGATTATGAGTTGACGGAAGAAACGTTTGACGTATTCGCAAGGCTTGTAAATGCTGAAGCAAAAGACGAATCTTTCGAAGGTAAAGTCGCAGTTGCGAAAGTCGTATTGAATCGGGTGGAATCAGATGGATTTCCGAATACCATACAAGGCGTTATCTTCCAAGAAGGTCAATTCACACCTGTTTTAAACGGTGCTATTTATGAAGATAGTTCCGAAGCAGCACGGAAAGCCGTTCGGGTTGCGTTGAACGGTGGCGGTGACGTAAACGGGGCGTTGTTCTTCTATGCGCCTGCATTGGTTGATTCGGCTTTCATGGAATCGCTGAATACCGTGAAAGTTATCGGCGGTCACGTATTTAAAAAGTAATAATGAAAGAACGGACGTCTTCCTTCGGGAGGGCGTCTTTTTTGTTATATAACAGATTTTCGAATCCATGTGTCACATACGAGAGGTTCGCCGCAACACGTTTCGTTGAGGTGAACCAATATGCAAACGTTAAAGGATATTGACAATTATATTGCGGAAGTTGAAAAAGGATTACAATTTGAAGCGAAAGACGGCATGAAAACTTGCACCGTTTGTTTTGAAACGAAAGGAATAAACGATTTTCATAAACTTAATACAAAAAACTCCAAAGATGGTCTTCGTTCAGAATGTAAAGAATGTCGAAAACAAAAACGAAAAACAAAAGATTTTTTCACGGAATTCAATGTTAAAGGTTATGGAGTTGTCCATTTGAAACGTTTCAAAAGTCAAAAAGGAGATGTTTCTTGGTTTATTGAAAAAGAAGGTGGAGAATTAGTCGGAAAACGTTGCTCGGTTTGTGTAAAAGTAAAAATAAAGTGTGATTATAATAAAGATAAATGTGGTTTTGGTGGTACAGAAAACGCTTGTCGTAAGTGTCGAGGACAGTATTCACAAAAATGGTATGAAACAAAAAAATCTAACCCCGAATTTTTAAGAATTAAACGACAACGTGATTCAAATTGGAGAAAACAAAATCCCGATAAAGCAAGGGTTATATCGAGAAAATATCAACAGAACAATGCTTCACTATGTAAAGAAAGAAGACAAAAATCATACAGAAAAGCTTACGCAGAAAACCCTGCAAAATTTGCCGCAAAACAAGCAAAACGAAAAGCAATGGAACGGAACCTTCCTTTCGACAATAAATTCGGGAAAACAGGCTATGAAGGCGTCCTAGCACGTTTTGACGGTCGTTGTGCGTTGACAGGCGATAAGGTTGAAGGCAATTCGAACCATCTTGACCATGTAATTCCTTTGTCGATTGGACACGGCGGAACTTACGTCGGAAATTGTATTCCTTTACGTGGTGACTTAAATCTTTCGAAAAACGACCGAAACCTTTTCGAATGGTTTTATGAAAATAAAGAACGATTCAACTTATCGCAGGAACGATTTGACGACCTTATTCTTTATTTGGCGATTCATAACAATATGACGCCCGAAGAATACCGTGATTTCGTTTATTGGTGCTTCGATAGCAAACGAACAGTCGAACAGGCAGCGCAAGACAAACGGCTTTCAAGCGAAATTTGGAAGCAGCGTAATCAATAAGTTTGTACGTTCCGTGTCAAAAAGAAATTCTGACGAATGTCACAAATAACGATTCCGTAACAACACCCTTTCGTGAAGAAAACGAAGGGGGTTTTTATTTGAAGGAAATTATCGAAATCAAAGCCGTTGTTGAATTGCGTGAAGAAGACGAACATGCGGTCGAAGAAATGTCTGACGAAAAGGTAAACGAAGTAATTGAATGGCAAAAAGAAGAATTAGAAAAATTGCTTCGAAATGAAGGCGAAGGAAAAATTACTTTCGAAAAGATGGACATTCGCCTTGAAAGGAATGATAAATAATGTTTCGAAATTGGTATTGTCCCGATTGTCGCAGTCATTTACGAAGGTTTGGTGACGTGAAAAGACGAACCGAATTCATGGGTCTTTATACGGCTTATTGGTATATTTGTTTGAATTGCGGTTCACGAAATGCAATGCCGTTCAAAACGTATTTGAAAGTTAAAGCTTCGGAAGGGGCGATTGAATGACTAACGTTGAACGTGTGAAAGATTTAATAGATAAATTGAACCGTTCCGTTATTGACGGTGATTTAACAAATGCTTCGAAATGCTGCAATCAGATAATTGAAATTGTTGAAGAACTTGAACGTTCAAATGAACGAAAGGGTGCGGTATAATGAAAGATTTTATTTTGTGGATTGCGTCACCTTTCGTGATATTGGCGTTACTGAAGACATTTTATTTGTTATCTTTCGAAATTATTGCGTTTATATTTCCGAATGCAACGCTTGAAGCTATTGACTTTTCAAGTTGGTTGA encodes the following:
- a CDS encoding cell wall hydrolase, with translation MKKLFATLFAAGIAFGGTSVVSAYTVEKGDTLGDIAFQHGVEVGDIAEANPTIENVNLIYPNQEIEIPNVGQAKEVVKQPPTKTDYELTEETFDVFARLVNAEAKDESFEGKVAVAKVVLNRVESDGFPNTIQGVIFQEGQFTPVLNGAIYEDSSEAARKAVRVALNGGGDVNGALFFYAPALVDSAFMESLNTVKVIGGHVFKK
- a CDS encoding HNH endonuclease; the encoded protein is MQTLKDIDNYIAEVEKGLQFEAKDGMKTCTVCFETKGINDFHKLNTKNSKDGLRSECKECRKQKRKTKDFFTEFNVKGYGVVHLKRFKSQKGDVSWFIEKEGGELVGKRCSVCVKVKIKCDYNKDKCGFGGTENACRKCRGQYSQKWYETKKSNPEFLRIKRQRDSNWRKQNPDKARVISRKYQQNNASLCKERRQKSYRKAYAENPAKFAAKQAKRKAMERNLPFDNKFGKTGYEGVLARFDGRCALTGDKVEGNSNHLDHVIPLSIGHGGTYVGNCIPLRGDLNLSKNDRNLFEWFYENKERFNLSQERFDDLILYLAIHNNMTPEEYRDFVYWCFDSKRTVEQAAQDKRLSSEIWKQRNQ